The following are encoded in a window of Haemorhous mexicanus isolate bHaeMex1 chromosome 7, bHaeMex1.pri, whole genome shotgun sequence genomic DNA:
- the LOC132329602 gene encoding collagen alpha-1(XIII) chain-like → MLEEKSWKGVDEAAFDRGCVAPPRSGDGERCCRLPLLLGSGLPGVSLLSLVLSLLLYFRTSDLQSRVSHLEADRPTQLPAWLSADQMETAILGRVDQLLNEKLKFHLPRHREVRDTHQRCNCPAGRASE, encoded by the exons ATGTTGGAGGAGAAGAGCTGGAAAGGCGTCGACGAAGCAGCTTTTGACAGGGGGTGTGTGGCTCCCCCCAGGAGCGGCGATGGGGAGAGATGCTGCCGcctccctctcctgctgggCTCGGGGCTGCCCGGCgtgtccctgctctctctggtgctcagcctcctgctgtACTTTCGGACCTCCGATCTGCAGTCCCGCGTGTCCCACTTGGAAGCAGAcagacccacacagctccctgcctggctctcaGCAGACCAAATGGAGACAGCTATTTTGGGAAGAGTTGACCAACTGCTCAATGAG AAATTAAAGTTCCACTTGCCAAGACATCGAGAAGTTCGAGACACACACCAGCGATGCAACTGCCCGGCAG GAAGAGCTTCAGAGTAA